The archaeon genome includes the window CGTAGAGGAGGTCCACCTCCTTGACCGGGCTCGACTTTGGAAGAAGGTCGGTGAGGATGAGCTGGTCCACCCGCCCCTTCACTCGCTTCATCTCTGATTGGAGGTCGCTCATGAGGGAGGCACCGGTCGGCTCGGGGTCAGGATCGGACCACTGTCCCGTAGAACTCGAGCCCCTTCAGGGCCTTCGAGAACTCGTTCCTGCGATAGCCTGAGACGAAGCAGACCTTGGACCCAAGCGTCGCGAGGCGGGCCGCCACGTCAAGCTTCAACTTCATCCCTCCGGTCGCGTCGTCGCCCGCGTCGACCTTCATCTTCCGGATCTTGGAGGGGGAGAGCTCGGGTATGATCACGCTCGTGTTCTCCTCGTAGACTCCGTCCACGTCGAGGGCGAAGACGCACCTCTCAGGGAGGAGGCTCTTGGCCAGCTCGAGGACGATTAGGTCCCCCGACAGGATCCTGAACCCGTTCCCCGAGGTCGTCACGTCCCCGAAGGTAAGGGGGGTCATCTTCTTCTTGAGGAGGTCCCTCAGCCACTTGGCCAGCTCCGCCTTCCCGGCCCTGC containing:
- a CDS encoding isopentenyl phosphate kinase family protein encodes the protein MITDKSKPYSYRSDVVSALSEEIASSDENVVVVHGGGSFGHVLAHQHGISSTPSEASPHGVARTRAAMYELNQLVCRTMMEFKVNPYPFSPFDAAGRAGKAELAKWLRDLLKKKMTPLTFGDVTTSGNGFRILSGDLIVLELAKSLLPERCVFALDVDGVYEENTSVIIPELSPSKIRKMKVDAGDDATGGMKLKLDVAARLATLGSKVCFVSGYRRNEFSKALKGLEFYGTVVRS